A genomic region of Gossypium hirsutum isolate 1008001.06 chromosome D01, Gossypium_hirsutum_v2.1, whole genome shotgun sequence contains the following coding sequences:
- the LOC107928793 gene encoding serine/threonine-protein kinase STY46 isoform X1: protein MVMEDTESCGSKANDTPPLQSQKQRLKFDVYNDVLRRLRRSDKEEADRPGFDHQLWTHFDRLPTRYALDVNVERAEDVLMHQRLLHLAHDHATRLAMEVRLVQVQSTSDGNSPSEESAQSSRKSSNRQSIHPPPAFGSSPNLGSLADQDGDNSEHGNSHFSRPMHEITFSTEDKPKLLSQLTALLAEIGLNIQEAHAFSTVDGYSLDVFVVDGWPYEETEQLKDALEKDLLKIEKQSWLKQLPTSPTKGQETRTKGDQNYVAIPNDGSDVWEIDPRHLKFENKVASGSYGDLYKGTYCSQDVAIKVLKPERVDTDIQKDFAQEVFIMRKVRHKNVVQFIGACTKPPTLCIVTEFMCGGSVYDYLHKQKGVFKLPSLLKVAIDVSKGMNYLHQNDIIHRDLKAANLLMDENEVVKVADFGVARVKVQSGVMTAETGTYRWMAPEVIEHKPYDHKADVFSFGIMLWELLTGKLPYEYLTPLQAAVGVVQKGLRPTVPKNTNPKLTQLLERCWQQDPTLRPDFSEIIGILQQISEVGDEGKSSGGFFSALRKAAK from the exons ATGGTGATGGAGGATACCGAGAGTTGCGGGAGCAAAGCTAACGATACGCCGCCGTTGCAAAGCCAGAAACAGCGGCTAAAGTTTGACGTCTACAATGACGTGCTCCGACGGCTTCGACGATCCGATAAAGAAGAGGCTGATCGGCCCGGCTTTGACCACCAACTCTGGACTCACTTCGATCGCCTTCCTACTCG CTATGCTTTGGATGTGAATGTGGAAAGAGCAGAAGATGTTCTTATGCACCAAAGATTACTGCATTTGGCTCATGATCATGCCACTAGACTAGCAATGGAAGTTCGTCTCGTGCAG GTGCAATCTACCTCTGATGGGAACTCTCCAAGTGAGGAATCTGCTCAAAGTTCTAGGAAATCGTCTAACAGACAAAG CATACATCCGCCACCTGCCTTTGGCTCCTCCCCTAATCTCGGATCCCTTGCTGATCAAGATGGAGATAATTCTGAACATGGCAATTCACATTTTTCCAG GCCCATGCATGAAATTACATTTTCAACAGAAGACAAACCAAAACTTCTCAGTCAG TTGACAGCATTGCTTGCTGAGATTGGGCTGAACATCCAGGAAGCACATGCATTTTCTACAGTTGATGGTTATTCCTTAGAtgtttttgttgttgatggttggCCATATGAG GAAACGGAGCAGCTTAAAGATGCTTTGGAAAAGGATCTCTTAAAAATTGAG AAGCAATCTTGGCTGAAACAACTTCCCACTTCTCCTACAAAGGGCCAGGAGACTAGGACCAAAGGTGATCAGAATTATGTTGCAATTCCTAATGATGGGAGTGATGTTTGGGAAATTGATCCTAGACACTTAAAGTTTGAGAACAAAGTTGCATCTGGGTCATATGGGGATCT GTATAAAGGTACTTACTGTAGTCAGGATGTGGCTATTAAGGTCCTCAAGCCAGAGCGTGTAGATACTGATATACAGAAAGACTTTGCCCAGGAAGTCTTTATTATGAG gAAAGTTCGGCATAAAAATGTAGTACAATTTATTGGTGCATGTACCAAGCCTCCAACCTTGTGTATTGTAACAG AATTTATGTGTGGTGGAAGTGTGTATGACTATCTTCATAAACAGAAGGGTGTTTTCAAGCTTCCATCATTGCTTAAAGTTGCAATAGATGTTTCCAAAGGAATGAACTACTTGCACCAAAATGATATAATCCACAGGGATTTGAAGGCTGCAAATCTTCTGATGGATGAAAATGAA GTGGTTAAGGTTGCTGATTTTGGGGTTGCTAGAGTGAAAGTTCAATCTGGAGTTATGACAGCTGAAACTGGAACATATAGATGGATGGCTCCAGAG GTCATTGAACATAAGCCATATGATCACAAGGCCGATGTTTTCAGTTTCGGAATCATGTTATGGGAGTTGTTAACTGGAAAG CTTCCATATGAATACTTAACCCCATTACAAGCAGCTGTAGGAGTGGTTCAAAAG GGATTACGTCCCACAGTCCCAAAGAACACTAACCCGAAGCTCACTCAACTGCTAGAGAGATGCTGGCAACAAGATCCAACACTAAGACCTGATTTTTCTGAAATCATAGGCATTTTACAGCAAATTTCCGAG GTAGGAGATGAAGGGAAATCTTCTGGAGGATTTTTCTCAGCTCTTAGAAAGGCAGCAAAGTAG
- the LOC107928793 gene encoding serine/threonine-protein kinase STY46 isoform X3, with amino-acid sequence MVMEDTESCGSKANDTPPLQSQKQRLKFDVYNDVLRRLRRSDKEEADRPGFDHQLWTHFDRLPTRYALDVNVERAEDVLMHQRLLHLAHDHATRLAMEVRLVQVQSTSDGNSPSEESAQSSRKSSNRQSIHPPPAFGSSPNLGSLADQDGDNSEHGNSHFSRPMHEITFSTEDKPKLLSQLTALLAEIGLNIQEAHAFSTVDGYSLDVFVVDGWPYEETEQLKDALEKDLLKIEKQSWLKQLPTSPTKGQETRTKGDQNYVAIPNDGSDVWEIDPRHLKFENKVASGSYGDLYKGTYCSQDVAIKVLKPERVDTDIQKDFAQEVFIMRKVRHKNVVQFIGACTKPPTLCIVTEFMCGGSVYDYLHKQKGVFKLPSLLKVAIDVSKGMNYLHQNDIIHRDLKAANLLMDENEVVKVADFGVARVKVQSGVMTAETGTYRWMAPEVIEHKPYDHKADVFSFGIMLWELLTGKVLLDQLSFLLIICLSFHMNT; translated from the exons ATGGTGATGGAGGATACCGAGAGTTGCGGGAGCAAAGCTAACGATACGCCGCCGTTGCAAAGCCAGAAACAGCGGCTAAAGTTTGACGTCTACAATGACGTGCTCCGACGGCTTCGACGATCCGATAAAGAAGAGGCTGATCGGCCCGGCTTTGACCACCAACTCTGGACTCACTTCGATCGCCTTCCTACTCG CTATGCTTTGGATGTGAATGTGGAAAGAGCAGAAGATGTTCTTATGCACCAAAGATTACTGCATTTGGCTCATGATCATGCCACTAGACTAGCAATGGAAGTTCGTCTCGTGCAG GTGCAATCTACCTCTGATGGGAACTCTCCAAGTGAGGAATCTGCTCAAAGTTCTAGGAAATCGTCTAACAGACAAAG CATACATCCGCCACCTGCCTTTGGCTCCTCCCCTAATCTCGGATCCCTTGCTGATCAAGATGGAGATAATTCTGAACATGGCAATTCACATTTTTCCAG GCCCATGCATGAAATTACATTTTCAACAGAAGACAAACCAAAACTTCTCAGTCAG TTGACAGCATTGCTTGCTGAGATTGGGCTGAACATCCAGGAAGCACATGCATTTTCTACAGTTGATGGTTATTCCTTAGAtgtttttgttgttgatggttggCCATATGAG GAAACGGAGCAGCTTAAAGATGCTTTGGAAAAGGATCTCTTAAAAATTGAG AAGCAATCTTGGCTGAAACAACTTCCCACTTCTCCTACAAAGGGCCAGGAGACTAGGACCAAAGGTGATCAGAATTATGTTGCAATTCCTAATGATGGGAGTGATGTTTGGGAAATTGATCCTAGACACTTAAAGTTTGAGAACAAAGTTGCATCTGGGTCATATGGGGATCT GTATAAAGGTACTTACTGTAGTCAGGATGTGGCTATTAAGGTCCTCAAGCCAGAGCGTGTAGATACTGATATACAGAAAGACTTTGCCCAGGAAGTCTTTATTATGAG gAAAGTTCGGCATAAAAATGTAGTACAATTTATTGGTGCATGTACCAAGCCTCCAACCTTGTGTATTGTAACAG AATTTATGTGTGGTGGAAGTGTGTATGACTATCTTCATAAACAGAAGGGTGTTTTCAAGCTTCCATCATTGCTTAAAGTTGCAATAGATGTTTCCAAAGGAATGAACTACTTGCACCAAAATGATATAATCCACAGGGATTTGAAGGCTGCAAATCTTCTGATGGATGAAAATGAA GTGGTTAAGGTTGCTGATTTTGGGGTTGCTAGAGTGAAAGTTCAATCTGGAGTTATGACAGCTGAAACTGGAACATATAGATGGATGGCTCCAGAG GTCATTGAACATAAGCCATATGATCACAAGGCCGATGTTTTCAGTTTCGGAATCATGTTATGGGAGTTGTTAACTGGAAAGGTATTGCTGGATCAATTatcttttcttttgattatatgttTAAG CTTCCATATGAATACTTAA
- the LOC107928793 gene encoding serine/threonine-protein kinase STY46 isoform X2 has translation MVMEDTESCGSKANDTPPLQSQKQRLKFDVYNDVLRRLRRSDKEEADRPGFDHQLWTHFDRLPTRYALDVNVERAEDVLMHQRLLHLAHDHATRLAMEVRLVQVQSTSDGNSPSEESAQSSRKSSNRQSIHPPPAFGSSPNLGSLADQDGDNSEHGNSHFSRPMHEITFSTEDKPKLLSQLTALLAEIGLNIQEAHAFSTVDGYSLDVFVVDGWPYEETEQLKDALEKDLLKIEKQSWLKQLPTSPTKGQETRTKGDQNYVAIPNDGSDVWEIDPRHLKFENKVASGSYGDLYKGTYCSQDVAIKVLKPERVDTDIQKDFAQEVFIMRKVRHKNVVQFIGACTKPPTLCIVTEFMCGGSVYDYLHKQKGVFKLPSLLKVAIDVSKGMNYLHQNDIIHRDLKAANLLMDENEVVKVADFGVARVKVQSGVMTAETGTYRWMAPELPYEYLTPLQAAVGVVQKGLRPTVPKNTNPKLTQLLERCWQQDPTLRPDFSEIIGILQQISEVGDEGKSSGGFFSALRKAAK, from the exons ATGGTGATGGAGGATACCGAGAGTTGCGGGAGCAAAGCTAACGATACGCCGCCGTTGCAAAGCCAGAAACAGCGGCTAAAGTTTGACGTCTACAATGACGTGCTCCGACGGCTTCGACGATCCGATAAAGAAGAGGCTGATCGGCCCGGCTTTGACCACCAACTCTGGACTCACTTCGATCGCCTTCCTACTCG CTATGCTTTGGATGTGAATGTGGAAAGAGCAGAAGATGTTCTTATGCACCAAAGATTACTGCATTTGGCTCATGATCATGCCACTAGACTAGCAATGGAAGTTCGTCTCGTGCAG GTGCAATCTACCTCTGATGGGAACTCTCCAAGTGAGGAATCTGCTCAAAGTTCTAGGAAATCGTCTAACAGACAAAG CATACATCCGCCACCTGCCTTTGGCTCCTCCCCTAATCTCGGATCCCTTGCTGATCAAGATGGAGATAATTCTGAACATGGCAATTCACATTTTTCCAG GCCCATGCATGAAATTACATTTTCAACAGAAGACAAACCAAAACTTCTCAGTCAG TTGACAGCATTGCTTGCTGAGATTGGGCTGAACATCCAGGAAGCACATGCATTTTCTACAGTTGATGGTTATTCCTTAGAtgtttttgttgttgatggttggCCATATGAG GAAACGGAGCAGCTTAAAGATGCTTTGGAAAAGGATCTCTTAAAAATTGAG AAGCAATCTTGGCTGAAACAACTTCCCACTTCTCCTACAAAGGGCCAGGAGACTAGGACCAAAGGTGATCAGAATTATGTTGCAATTCCTAATGATGGGAGTGATGTTTGGGAAATTGATCCTAGACACTTAAAGTTTGAGAACAAAGTTGCATCTGGGTCATATGGGGATCT GTATAAAGGTACTTACTGTAGTCAGGATGTGGCTATTAAGGTCCTCAAGCCAGAGCGTGTAGATACTGATATACAGAAAGACTTTGCCCAGGAAGTCTTTATTATGAG gAAAGTTCGGCATAAAAATGTAGTACAATTTATTGGTGCATGTACCAAGCCTCCAACCTTGTGTATTGTAACAG AATTTATGTGTGGTGGAAGTGTGTATGACTATCTTCATAAACAGAAGGGTGTTTTCAAGCTTCCATCATTGCTTAAAGTTGCAATAGATGTTTCCAAAGGAATGAACTACTTGCACCAAAATGATATAATCCACAGGGATTTGAAGGCTGCAAATCTTCTGATGGATGAAAATGAA GTGGTTAAGGTTGCTGATTTTGGGGTTGCTAGAGTGAAAGTTCAATCTGGAGTTATGACAGCTGAAACTGGAACATATAGATGGATGGCTCCAGAG CTTCCATATGAATACTTAACCCCATTACAAGCAGCTGTAGGAGTGGTTCAAAAG GGATTACGTCCCACAGTCCCAAAGAACACTAACCCGAAGCTCACTCAACTGCTAGAGAGATGCTGGCAACAAGATCCAACACTAAGACCTGATTTTTCTGAAATCATAGGCATTTTACAGCAAATTTCCGAG GTAGGAGATGAAGGGAAATCTTCTGGAGGATTTTTCTCAGCTCTTAGAAAGGCAGCAAAGTAG
- the LOC107928955 gene encoding transportin-1: MAAAGSASWQPQEEGLKEICGLLEQQISPYSSADKSQIWQQLQHYSQFPDFNNYLVFILARAEGKSGEIRQAAGLLLKNNLRTAYKLMSPAHQQYIKSELLPCLGAADKHIRSTVGTIVTVVVQQGGILGWPELLQALVNCLDSSDLNHMEGAMDALSKICEDIPQVLDSDVPGLAERPIKIFLPRLFQFFQSPHTSLRKLSLDSVNQYIMLMPSALYTSMDKFLQGLFVLANDPAAEVRKLVCAAFVQLIEIHPSFLEPHLKNVIEYMLQVSKDTDDEVALEACEFWSAYCDAQLPYESLREYLPRLIPILLSNMVYADDDESLVDAEEDESLPDRDQDLKPQFHTPRFHGSDDAEDDDDDSYGIWNLRKCSAAALDVLSNVFGDEILPALMPIIEAKLSASGDEAWKDREAAVLTLGAIAEGCINGLYPHLSEIVAFLIPLLDDKFALIRSISCWTLSRFSKYIVQDSGNKKGYEQFDSVLTGLLRRILDINKRVQEAACSAFATLEEEAAEELAPRLEVILQHLMCAFGKYQRRNLRIVYDAIGTLADAVGEKLNQPVYLEILMPPLIAKWQQVSNSDKDLLRLLECFTSIAQALGTGFSQFDQPVFQRCINIIQTQQLAKVDPISAGVQYDKEFIVCSLDLLSGLTEGLQGGIESLVAQSNLRDLLLQCCMDDDSDVRQSAFALVGDLAKVCPVHLRPRLSEFLDVATNQLTTPKLNETIAVANNACWAIGELAIKVRQEISPVVMTVISCLVPILQHAEQGVNKSVVENTAITLGRLAWVCPDLVSPHMEHFMQPWCISLSMIRDDIEKEDAFRGLCAVVRANPSAALSSLVLMCKAIASWDEIRNGELHNEVCQVLHGYKQMLRNGAWDQCMSALEPPEKDKLSKYQV, encoded by the exons ATGGCGGCGGCTGGGAGTGCTTCGTGGCAGCCACAAGAAGAGGGGTTAAAGGAGATCTGTGGATTACTAGAACAGCAGATTTCGCCATATTCTTCAGCTGATAAGTCTCAGATTTGGCAACAGCTTCAGCACTACTCTCAGTTCCCTGATTTTAACAACTATCTCGTTTTTATTCTTGCTCGAGCTGAG GGAAAATCAGGAGAGATTCGACAAGCAGCTGGTTTGTTGTTGAAAAATAATCTCAGGACAGCATACAAGTTAATGTCGCCTGCACACCAGCAATATATAAAGTCTGAATTGTTACCTTGTTTAGGAGCAGCTGATAAACATATTAGGTCCACAGTTGGGACTATTGTAACCGTGGTTGTTCAACAAGGGGGAATTCTTGGGTGGCCTGAGCTGTTGCAAGCTCTTGTCAATTGCTTGGATAGCAGTGACTTAAATCACATGGAAGGTGCCATGGATGCATTGTCAAAG ATTTGTGAGGATATACCACAAGTGCTAGATTCAGATGTGCCTGGGTTAGCTGAAAGGCCTATCAAAATATTCCTTCCTCGTTTATTTCAG TTTTTTCAATCTCCACATACTTCTCTGAGAAAGCTTTCATTGGATTCTGTAAACCAATACATTATGTTGATGCCTTCC GCTTTATATACATCCATGGATAAATTCCTTCAGGGTTTATTTGTCCTTGCTAATGACCCTGCTGCAGAAGTGCGGAAATTG GTTTGTGCAGCATTTGTCCAGCTAATTGAAATCCATCCATCCTTTCTGGAG CCACATTTGAAGAACGTAATTGAATATATGCTGCAAGTCAGTAAGGACACTGATGATGAAGTAGCACTAGAAGCATGTGAATTTTG GTCTGCATATTGTGATGCACAGTTACCATATGAGAGTTTGAGAGAATATTTGCCACGTCTAATTCCG ATTTTATTGTCAAACATGGTTTATGCCGATGATGATGAGTCACTTGTTGATGCTGAG GAAGATGAGTCTCTTCCAGACAGAGATCag GATCTAAAACCTCAATTTCATACACCGCGATTTCATGGTTCTGATGATGCAGAAGATGAT GATGATGACTCCTATGGCATATGGAACTTACGGAAATGCAGTGCAGCGGCTCTTGATGTTCTGTCAAATGTGTTTGGAGATGAAATTCTTCCTGCTTTGATGCCTATTATTGAG GCCAAGTTATCTGCTAGTGGTGACGAAGCTTGGAAAGATAGGGAAGCTGCCGTGTTGACTCTTGGTGCAATTGCTGAAGGTTGCATTAATGGTCTTTATCCTCATTTGTCTGAG ATTGTAGCATTTCTAATTCCCCTTTTAGATGATAAGTTTGCACTCATAAGGAGTATTTCTTGTTGGACACTTTCTCGATTCAGCAAATACATTGTTCAG GATAGTGGTAATAAAAAAGGGTATGAGCAATTCGACTCAGTTCTTACGGGTCTCCTGCGAAGAATATTGGATATTAACAAGCGGGTGCAAGAGGCTGCTTGTTCAGCTTTTGCAACACTTGAAGAG gAGGCTGCTGAAGAGTTGGCACCGAGATTGGAAGTAATTTTACAGCATCTTATGTGCGCTTTTGGCAAGTATCAG AGACGGAATCTTAGAATTGTTTATGATGCTATTGGAACTCTAGCAGATGCTGTTGGAGAGAAATTGAATCAG CCAGTTTATCTTGAAATTCTGATGCCACCACTCATTGCGAAGTGGCAGCAGGTTTCAAATTCTGACAAAGATCTCCTTCGACTGCTGGAGTGCTTCACGTCCATAGCACAG GCATTGGGTACTGGATTCTCTCAATTTGATCAGCCTGTATTCCAGAGGTGCATAAATATCATCCAGACTCAACAACTGGCCAAG GTTGATCCTATTTCAGCTGgagttcagtatgataaggagtTCATTGTGTGCTCACTTGATTTGCTCTCTGGACTTACAGAGGGCCTTCAAGGTGGAATAGAGAGTCTG GTTGCACAGAGCAATTTGAGGGACCTGCTTTTGCAATGTTGTATGGATGATGATTCCGATGTGCGACAAAGTGCCTTTGCACTTGTTGGGGACCTTGCAAAA GTTTGCCCTGTTCATTTGCGTCCTCGTTTGTCTGAATTTCTTGATGTTGCAACTAACCAATTG ACCACTCCCAAGTTAAATGAAACCATTGCAGTGGCAAACAATGCATGTTGGGCCATTGGAGAGCTAGCAATTAAG GTTCGTCAAGAAATTTCTCCGGTTGTCATGACAGTGATCTCATGTTTGGTTCCTATCCTTCAGCATGCAGAG CAAGGGGTAAACAAGTCAGTTGTTGAAAATACTGCAATTACTCTAGGGAGACTTGCATGGGTGTGTCCAGACCTTGTATCACCACACATGGAGCATTTCATGCAACCATGGTGTATTTCTTTGTCTAT GATACGTGATGATATCGAGAAAGAAGATGCCTTCCGAGGTCTATGTGCAGTG GTCCGAGCGAACCCATCAGCTGCTCTGAGTTCACTTGTTTTGATGTGCAAAGCTATTGCAAGTTGGGAT GAAATAAGGAATGGAGAACTACATAATGAAGTTTGCCAGGTCTTGCACGGTTATAAACAG ATGCTAAGGAATGGGGCATGGGACCAATGTATGTCTGCATTGGAGCCACCTGAGAAAGACAAACTATCAAAGTATCAAGTATAA